From the Niveibacterium microcysteis genome, the window GGCGGTGAGCCCTCGCTGAACCGGCTGCAAAAGCTCAACGCTCATATACACCTGAGCATCCTTTCGCAAGTTACCGAGTTGCAAGTCATGGCCGACGTGGCGCAGATGGCTAAAGGCTGAGACAGGTCATGCGCCCCGGCTCGCCAGGCGGGCCGGCTGCTGCGCAAATGACGTCAAACATCGTGACACCGGAACTTCACCAATGGATGTCACGCAAATATTCCGCCTTGAACCCTATGTCGGTGTCGAGGCCGTTAAGTTTGGTATGTCACCGGATGAGGTCGAAGGCCTTTGGGGGGCACCTGATCGAACCAGTTCGAATGCCCTAAAGGAGCGAGTCGAATACAGAAGCGGTGTATCGGCGACTTATTCAAAGGAGAATGCCCTAGTGGAGCTGGGGTTTCCGCGGACATGCACCAATCGCTCTGTGCGTGGTGTTGCCGTGTTCTCCCCCCAAAGATAGACCGCTTGAAGGAGCTCCTGCTTCTCGACAGTCAAGTCTACGAGGATGTGGGGATGCTTGTGTTCAGGAGTCTTGCCATCTCTGCATCCGGGTATTTTCATCAGGACGACTCGGATCTTGCGATTGCCGCTTTTGCATCCGGACGATGGGACGAGGATTTTGATGAAATGGCGGTTGAATCGCCCCGGACTCCTTAGACACATTCTTGCCGCTCACAGCGGCCTGATTCTTTTTTATGCTCAGCCCGTAGCGGTGCGCGATCGACGCGCTGCCAATTAGCGCTTGCCGCTTCGCAGCGCCAATCAAGCAATTCTTGGGATGAGGCGGACCAGCGCTCGGGGCACCGCTAGATTCCATCGACACCATAGACCCCGCCAATCGCAAGCACTTCGTCCTCACCCTGCAGACGCGCGGCCATCAGGCGCGCAAGGCAGAGCACGCGGGGTACAGGTACCTGGGTTCGGATCACGCTATCGCCGAACTCCTCGGCGCGTTCGCGCTGGAAGGTAAAGGAATTGACGTTATTGAGCAGCACGAGCGACTGGCCGTCGTGCTCACCAAGAATCTCATGTGCTTCCCAGCGGTTGAGGCCGCGGAATAGCGTGAAATGGCTCGTATCCGGGAAGCGCCGTTTGAGTTCGTACTGGGTCCAGGTGTAGACGAGGTCCAACTGCGCCTCGAGCGCATTGGTGTTGTACAGCCCGGTTGCGCGCTGTTCCAGGTACAGGCGATAAGGTTCGCCCGAAAAATCTCGAATCGGCGCGCGATGATGACGCGGCAAAAGGCCGAAGCGGGACTCGACCCACGCCTTGAGTACAGCGCCCTCCACGCTGTCTGAGTTGAAGTGCCAGCCGCGGATCAGCTTCAGGTAATTGAGCCTGCCGCGCCGCTTCGATACGCCTTGCGAATAGCCTGCGTCTTCCAGCGCATCAAGCCTGAAACTCACGCTCATGTAGTCGTAGAAGCGCTGCAGGCGAACATCCTCTGAGGGTTCTGCATCGAGCAGCGCAAAGAAGTCGCGGTGCAACTCCAGCACGCCGTCGAGCACCAGTGCAGAGGGATGCTGCTGATAGGTGTAGCTGCCCAGGATTACCGCAGGCAGATTGCAGCGGTTGATCGATAGGCGCGCCCATGGCGGCAGCGTCGGATTGTCGCAAGCCTTGTCGCCATCCCTACACAGTGCCGGCGCTTTGTCGCATGCCGCACTGCCACTCGTAGCACCGTCAACCACGTTTTCTCCTTGTTTTTCAGAAGCTTGAAGCGATTTCGACGGGTCTGGCACGCGCATTGCGATTTTGAGTGCGAGACGTCAGTGCGGTGATTGCCCGATTTCACGCAACTCATGTGCCTGACCCGAAAAACGTTTCCCTCAAGGAGAAGCACCATGGCAAAGCTTCGTCAATGCGCGATTTACGGCAAGGGCGGCATCGGCAAGTCGACCACCACGCAGAACCTCGTCGCCGCTCTGGCCGAGGCCGGCAAGAAGGTGATGATCGTCGGCTGCGATCCGAAGGCCGACTCCACCCGCCTGATCCTGCACGCCAAGATGCAGAACACCGTGATGCAACTGGCCGCTGACGCCGGGTCTGTCGAAGATCTCGAACTGGAAGACGTGCTGCAGATCGGCTTCAAGGGCATCAAATGCGCCGAGTCCGGTGGCCCGGAACCGGGCGTCGGTTGTGCCGGCCGTGGCGTGATCACCGCGATCAACTTCCTCGAAGAAGAAGGTGCTTACTCCGACGACCTCGACTTCGTGTTCTACGACGTTCTGGGCGACGTGGTGTGTGGCGGTTTCGCGATGCCGATCCGCGAAGGCAAGGCGCAGGAAATCTACATTGTCGTGTCGGGCGAGATGATGGCGATGTACGCCGCCAACAACATCTCGAAGGGCATCGTGAAGTACGCCAATTCGGGCGGCGTTCGCCTTGCCGGCCTGATCTGCAACAGCCGCAAGACCGATCGCGAAGACGAACTGATCATCGCGCTGGCCGAGAAGATCGGCACCCAGATGATCCATTTCGTACCGCGCGACAACGTTGTGCAGCACGCCGAGATCCGCCGCATGACGGTCATCGAATACGACCCGACCGCCAAGCAGGCCGACGAGTACCGCGAACTCGCACGCAAGATCGTCGAGAACAAGAAGTTCGTGATCCCGAATCCGCTCGAAATGGAAGAGCTGGAAGAACTGCTGATGGAGTTCGGGATCATGGAAGTGGAAGACGAGAAGATCGTCGGCAAGACCGCCGCCGAACTCGCAGTCTGATTCAGCCACTTCACGATCCAGCGATTGAACCAGTGCGCCGTGTCCGGCTAGGGGCCGGCGCAGGGAGAACGTAATGACTGAACTGACCCGCGAAGCGGCCCAGGCCCTCATTGAAGAGGTGCTTGAGGTCTACCCCGAGAAGGCCAAGAAGGACCGCGCCAAACACTTGATGGTGAACGACAAGACCATCGAGCAATCGAAGAAGTGCATCACGTCGAACCGCAAGTCGGTGCCAGGCGTGATGACCCAGCGCGGCTGCGCCTACGCTGGTTCGAAAGGTGTGGTGTGGGGCCCGATCAAGGACATCATCGACATCTCGCACGGCCCGGTGGGCTGTGGCGCCTACTCGCGCGGCGGCCGCCGCAACTACTACGCCGGCACCTCGGGCGTGGATTCCTTCTGCGACATCAACTTCACCTCCGACTTTCAGGAGAAGGACATCGTCTTCGGCGGCGACAAGAAACTCGCCAAGCTGATCGATGAACTCGAGGGCCTCTTCCCGCTGTCGAAGGGCATCTCGGTGCAGTCCGAATGCCCGGTCGGCCTGATCGGTGACGACATCGAGGCGGTGTCGAAGAAGAAGGCGGCCGAGATCGGCAAGACGATCATCCCGGTGCGCTGCGAAGGCTTCCGCGGTGTATCGCAATCGCTGGGTCACCACATCGCGAACGACGCGGTGCGCGACTGGATCATCTCTAACCGCGACGATCAGGCGTTCGAGAGCACGCCTTACGACGTTGCGATCCTGGGTGACTACAACATCGGTGGCGACGCGTGGGCATCGCGCATCCTGCTCGAAGAGATGGGCCTGCGGGTCGTCGCCCAGTGGTCGGGTGACGGCACCCTGGCGGAAATGGAAAACACGCCGAAGGTGAAGCTGAACCTGCTCCACTGCTACCGCTCGATGAACTACATCGCGCGGCACATGGAAGAGAAGTACGCGATCCCCTGGCTCGAGTACAACTTCTTCGGCCCGAGCAAGATCGCCGAGAGCCTGCGCGACATCGCCTCGCACTTCGACGACACGATCAAGGAAGGCGCCGAGCGCGTCATCGCCAAGTACACGCCGGCGATGAACGCGATCATCGCTAAGTACAAGCCGCGCCTGCAAGGCAAGAAGGTAATGCTTTACGTCGGCGGCCTGCGTCCGCGCCACACCATCGGTGCCTATGAAGATCTGGGCATGGAGGTGATCGGCGCCGGTTACGAGTTCGCGCACAACGATGACTACGACCGCACGATGAAAGAGATGAAGGACGCCACCCTCATCTACGACGACGTGACCGGCTACGAGTTCGAAGAGTTCGTCCGCAAGCTCAAGCCCGATCTGATCGGCTCCGGCATCAAGGAGAAGTACGCCTTCCACAAGATGGGCGTGCCTTTCCGCCAGCTCCACTCGTGGGACTACTCCGGCCCCTATCACGGTTTCGATGGTTTCGCGGTCTTTGCCCGCGATATGGACATGACCGTGAATAACCCCTGCTGGGGAATGCTCAAGGCGCCTTGGCTCAAGGAAGAAACCAGCGCTGACGATCTCAAGGCCGCTTGAGCCTACGCGCTTGCCGTACTGCGGAATCCGGGGGGCTCCCCTGCCCCGGATTCCGGTCTGCAGCGCGTAGCCGCCCGCCCCAAGAAAAGTCCGTGTGAGCACGTGTGGCTACCGCCGCACGGCCGATCAAGCTTCGCCCGCGTCCACAGCTAGTTGGCCGGGCAAGGAGATGCAAGATGCAAACCGTCGAAGATACGAAACCGTGTTTCCCGCTCTTCAACGAGCCGGAGTATCGCGAGCTCATCAAGAACAAGCGCGAGACCTTTGAAGAGACCGTCTCGAAAGAGAAGATCGCCGAGACCTTTGCCTGGACGACCACCCAGGAATACCAGGACCTCAATTTCAAGCGCGAAGCGCTGACGATCAACCCGGCCAAGGTCTGCCAGCCGCTCGGCGGCGCCCTGTGCGGCATGGGTTTCGAGAAGACCATGGTCTACATCCACGGCTCGCAAGGCTGCGTCGCTTACTTCCGCACCTACTTCAACCGTCACTTCAAAGAGCCGATTGCCTTCATCGCCGACTCGATGACTGAAGACGCGGCGGTGTTCGGTGGCCAGAAGAATGTGCACGAAGGCCTGCAGAACGCGACCAAACTGTACGACGCGAAAATGATCGCGGTGTGCACCACCTGTATCGCGGAAGTCATCGGCGACGACCTCGGCGCCTTCATCGGCAACGCGCGCAAGGAAGGCCACGTCGAGAAGGACTTCCCGATCCCCTACGCGAACACCCCCTCCTTCGTCGGATCGCACATCACCGGCTGGGACAACATGTTCGAGGGCATCGTCAGCTACTTCACGCAAGCGACGATGGACGGCAAGGTGGTTGGCAGCAACAAGAAGATCAACATCGTTCCGGGCTTCGAGACCTACCTGGGCAACTACCGCGTCATCAAGCGGATGCTCAAGGAGATGGACGTCGACTACACCTTCCTGTGCGATCCGGAAGAAGTGCTGGACACCCCGGCGAATGGCGAATACCAGATGTATGCCGGCGGCACGACGATCGACGAAGTGAAGGACGCGCCGAACGCCATCACCACGCTGATGCTGCAACCGACTTCGCTCGAGAAGAGCAAGAAGTTCATCGAGTCGACCTGGAACCACGAGGTGCCGAAGCTCAACATCCCGATGGGTGTCGAGTGGACTGACGAGTTCCTGATGAAGGTGTCCGAAGTCACCGGCAAGCCGATCCCCGAATCGCTGCTCAAGGAGCGCGGTCGCCTGGTCGACATGATGACCGACTCGCACGCCTGGCTGCACGGCAAGAAGATGGCGCTGTTCGGCGACCCCGACTTCCTGCTGGG encodes:
- a CDS encoding NAD(+)--dinitrogen-reductase ADP-D-ribosyltransferase, encoding MVDGATSGSAACDKAPALCRDGDKACDNPTLPPWARLSINRCNLPAVILGSYTYQQHPSALVLDGVLELHRDFFALLDAEPSEDVRLQRFYDYMSVSFRLDALEDAGYSQGVSKRRGRLNYLKLIRGWHFNSDSVEGAVLKAWVESRFGLLPRHHRAPIRDFSGEPYRLYLEQRATGLYNTNALEAQLDLVYTWTQYELKRRFPDTSHFTLFRGLNRWEAHEILGEHDGQSLVLLNNVNSFTFQRERAEEFGDSVIRTQVPVPRVLCLARLMAARLQGEDEVLAIGGVYGVDGI
- the nifH gene encoding nitrogenase iron protein; the encoded protein is MAKLRQCAIYGKGGIGKSTTTQNLVAALAEAGKKVMIVGCDPKADSTRLILHAKMQNTVMQLAADAGSVEDLELEDVLQIGFKGIKCAESGGPEPGVGCAGRGVITAINFLEEEGAYSDDLDFVFYDVLGDVVCGGFAMPIREGKAQEIYIVVSGEMMAMYAANNISKGIVKYANSGGVRLAGLICNSRKTDREDELIIALAEKIGTQMIHFVPRDNVVQHAEIRRMTVIEYDPTAKQADEYRELARKIVENKKFVIPNPLEMEELEELLMEFGIMEVEDEKIVGKTAAELAV
- the nifD gene encoding nitrogenase molybdenum-iron protein alpha chain — protein: MTELTREAAQALIEEVLEVYPEKAKKDRAKHLMVNDKTIEQSKKCITSNRKSVPGVMTQRGCAYAGSKGVVWGPIKDIIDISHGPVGCGAYSRGGRRNYYAGTSGVDSFCDINFTSDFQEKDIVFGGDKKLAKLIDELEGLFPLSKGISVQSECPVGLIGDDIEAVSKKKAAEIGKTIIPVRCEGFRGVSQSLGHHIANDAVRDWIISNRDDQAFESTPYDVAILGDYNIGGDAWASRILLEEMGLRVVAQWSGDGTLAEMENTPKVKLNLLHCYRSMNYIARHMEEKYAIPWLEYNFFGPSKIAESLRDIASHFDDTIKEGAERVIAKYTPAMNAIIAKYKPRLQGKKVMLYVGGLRPRHTIGAYEDLGMEVIGAGYEFAHNDDYDRTMKEMKDATLIYDDVTGYEFEEFVRKLKPDLIGSGIKEKYAFHKMGVPFRQLHSWDYSGPYHGFDGFAVFARDMDMTVNNPCWGMLKAPWLKEETSADDLKAA
- the nifK gene encoding nitrogenase molybdenum-iron protein subunit beta — protein: MQTVEDTKPCFPLFNEPEYRELIKNKRETFEETVSKEKIAETFAWTTTQEYQDLNFKREALTINPAKVCQPLGGALCGMGFEKTMVYIHGSQGCVAYFRTYFNRHFKEPIAFIADSMTEDAAVFGGQKNVHEGLQNATKLYDAKMIAVCTTCIAEVIGDDLGAFIGNARKEGHVEKDFPIPYANTPSFVGSHITGWDNMFEGIVSYFTQATMDGKVVGSNKKINIVPGFETYLGNYRVIKRMLKEMDVDYTFLCDPEEVLDTPANGEYQMYAGGTTIDEVKDAPNAITTLMLQPTSLEKSKKFIESTWNHEVPKLNIPMGVEWTDEFLMKVSEVTGKPIPESLLKERGRLVDMMTDSHAWLHGKKMALFGDPDFLLGLTKVMLELGIEPTHIVCNNSNKRWEKAMKKLLESSPYGVHAKLYPGCDLWHMRSLCFTDKPDFIVGSTYGKTIQRDTLYKGPEFEVPLIRLGFPIFDRHHLHRMTTLGYEGGMYLVTTLTNAVLERLDEKTKFMNDTDYNFDIVR